In Pelomonas sp. SE-A7, one genomic interval encodes:
- a CDS encoding protein phosphatase 2C domain-containing protein codes for MTRPAPGFRLNAATGTHRGDRLYQQDQVEVISHPRNAGWMLSVLADGMGGKSGGRKAADQVVMTAHQLFERFSPEEENPAELLRQLVSEAHLMIKLTAISTEEEPHSTIAAFLVTPDRRCYWIHTGDSRIYHFRGPNMIKRSFDHSYVQRLVDEGQITEDEAISHPQSNLLTGCLGTVQDPTPSEDQIEKLEIGDSLLSCSDGLWHYYNDRELGTVVHSLPPREAAELLISKARQRAKGSGDNLSMSLIRLDAIA; via the coding sequence ATGACACGTCCCGCCCCCGGCTTCAGGCTCAATGCCGCCACCGGCACCCACCGCGGCGACCGGCTCTACCAGCAGGACCAGGTCGAGGTCATCAGCCATCCGCGCAATGCCGGCTGGATGCTCTCGGTGCTGGCCGATGGCATGGGCGGCAAGAGCGGCGGACGCAAGGCGGCCGACCAGGTGGTGATGACCGCCCACCAGCTGTTCGAGCGCTTCTCGCCGGAGGAAGAAAACCCGGCCGAGCTGCTGCGCCAGCTGGTCTCCGAGGCCCATCTGATGATCAAGCTGACGGCCATCTCCACCGAGGAGGAGCCGCACAGCACCATCGCCGCCTTCCTGGTCACGCCGGACCGGCGCTGCTACTGGATCCATACCGGCGACTCGCGGATCTACCATTTCCGCGGCCCCAACATGATCAAGCGCAGCTTCGACCACTCCTATGTGCAGCGCCTGGTCGACGAGGGCCAGATCACCGAGGACGAGGCGATCAGCCATCCGCAGTCCAACCTGCTGACCGGCTGCCTGGGCACGGTGCAGGACCCGACGCCCAGCGAAGACCAGATCGAGAAGCTGGAGATCGGCGACAGCCTGCTCTCCTGCAGCGACGGCCTCTGGCACTACTACAACGACCGCGAGCTCGGCACCGTGGTGCACAGCCTGCCACCGCGCGAGGCGGCCGAGTTGCTGATCAGCAAGGCGCGTCAGCGCGCCAAGGGCAGCGGCGACAACCTTTCGATGAGCTTGATCCGCCTAGACGCCATCGCCTAA
- a CDS encoding ATP-dependent DNA helicase produces MTQAVARAVARRQTLVVEAGTGVGKTFAYLVPALLSGSRALISTATKSLQDQLFLRDLPRLCEALHVPVRTALLKGRGSYLCLHRMKQARQSAELPDRRAVMMLARVERWAQQTHSGDFAELEGLDERSPIIPIVSSNRDNCLGTECPDYRDCHVVKARREAMEADVVVVNHHLFFADLALRESGVAELLPSVELAVFDEAHQLAEVGVQFLGTLLGTGQLIDFARDVLAQGLAHARGLQDWQGLQSRLELAARELRLACAGPMKEVRGLLKLAWKERAERPGFAEALSSVAEAATLARETLATVMEMSPDSQRLHERAEQLESLAATFAGEPADGAVRWIDLSPQQARLVESPLDIRQAMQEQLAGPPKAWVFTSATLGEDERLSWFTEPAGLDDAIVLRVGSPFDYPEHARLYIPRRFPKPAEPDHPSEVAALAARCARSLGGRTFVLTTTLRALQAIGDALREDFEQGGDTIRVLQQGTATKRVLLAQFMADPRAVLVGSASFWEGIDVPGDSLQCVLIDKLPFPPPNDPLVEARVQRLEAAGRNAFAEYFIAETAIALKQGGGRLIRSEGDRGLLVVCDPRMAGMNYGRRLREALPPMTRLEHEQEALDWLAELAADHELPL; encoded by the coding sequence ATGACCCAGGCCGTGGCCCGCGCCGTGGCGCGCCGCCAGACCCTGGTGGTCGAGGCCGGCACCGGCGTCGGCAAAACATTCGCTTACCTTGTGCCCGCGCTTTTGTCGGGCAGCCGGGCGCTGATCAGCACCGCGACCAAGAGCCTGCAGGACCAGCTTTTCCTGCGCGACCTGCCGCGGCTTTGCGAAGCCTTGCATGTGCCGGTGCGCACCGCCTTGCTCAAGGGACGCGGCAGCTACCTCTGCCTGCACCGCATGAAGCAGGCAAGGCAAAGCGCAGAGCTGCCGGACCGCCGCGCCGTGATGATGCTGGCCCGCGTGGAGCGCTGGGCCCAGCAGACCCACAGCGGTGACTTCGCCGAGCTGGAGGGCCTGGACGAGCGTTCTCCCATCATCCCCATCGTCAGCTCCAACCGCGACAACTGCCTGGGCACGGAATGCCCGGACTACCGCGACTGCCACGTGGTCAAGGCGCGGCGAGAGGCCATGGAGGCTGACGTGGTGGTGGTCAACCACCATCTGTTCTTTGCCGATCTGGCCTTGCGAGAAAGCGGCGTGGCCGAGCTGCTGCCCTCGGTCGAGCTGGCGGTGTTTGACGAGGCCCACCAGCTGGCCGAAGTGGGCGTGCAGTTCCTAGGCACCCTGCTGGGCACAGGCCAACTGATCGACTTTGCCCGCGACGTGCTGGCCCAGGGCCTGGCCCATGCACGCGGCCTGCAGGACTGGCAAGGGCTGCAGTCGCGGCTGGAACTGGCGGCCCGCGAGCTGCGCCTGGCCTGTGCTGGCCCGATGAAGGAAGTGCGGGGCCTGCTCAAGCTGGCCTGGAAGGAGAGGGCGGAGCGGCCCGGCTTCGCCGAGGCCCTGAGCAGCGTGGCCGAAGCCGCTACCCTGGCCCGCGAGACCCTGGCCACGGTGATGGAGATGTCGCCCGACTCCCAGCGCCTGCACGAGCGGGCCGAGCAGCTGGAGTCGCTGGCCGCGACTTTCGCTGGCGAGCCTGCCGACGGCGCGGTCCGCTGGATAGACCTGAGTCCGCAGCAGGCGCGCCTGGTCGAGTCGCCGCTGGACATCCGCCAGGCCATGCAGGAACAGCTGGCCGGGCCGCCCAAGGCCTGGGTCTTCACCTCGGCCACGCTGGGCGAGGACGAGCGGCTGAGTTGGTTCACCGAACCGGCCGGCCTGGACGACGCCATCGTCCTCAGGGTCGGCAGCCCCTTCGACTATCCAGAGCATGCGCGGCTCTACATTCCGCGCCGCTTTCCCAAGCCGGCCGAGCCTGATCATCCAAGCGAGGTCGCGGCGCTGGCCGCGCGCTGTGCCCGCTCGTTGGGCGGCCGGACCTTTGTGCTCACCACCACGCTGCGGGCCTTGCAGGCGATAGGTGACGCGCTACGCGAAGACTTCGAACAGGGCGGCGACACCATCCGCGTGCTTCAGCAGGGCACGGCCACGAAGCGGGTGCTGCTGGCCCAGTTCATGGCCGATCCGCGCGCCGTGCTGGTCGGCTCGGCCAGCTTCTGGGAGGGCATAGACGTGCCCGGTGATTCACTCCAATGCGTGCTGATCGACAAGCTGCCGTTCCCGCCGCCCAACGATCCCTTGGTCGAGGCCCGGGTGCAGCGGCTGGAAGCCGCGGGGCGGAACGCGTTCGCCGAGTACTTCATCGCCGAGACGGCGATTGCCCTGAAGCAGGGCGGCGGCCGCCTGATCCGCAGCGAGGGCGACCGCGGCCTGCTGGTAGTCTGCGACCCGCGCATGGCCGGCATGAACTACGGCCGGCGGCTGCGCGAGGCCCTGCCGCCCATGACCCGGCTGGAGCATGAGCAGGAAGCCCTCGATTGGCTGGCCGAGCTGGCGGCCGATCACGAACTGCCTCTCTAG
- a CDS encoding outer membrane protein assembly factor BamD: MQAPAQGSLRSTRGSKAAWLIGAIAIALAGCSTDPKDDPNSQASLDKLYSEAKSDLEGGAYDRAIKSLEKVEGRAAGTLMAQQAQLDLAWANYKSGERAAAITALDRFIKLNPSSPAIDYALYMKGIVNFNEDLGLFGRLASQDVAERDQQASRDALLAFRQLVDQYPSSRYAEDAKVRIDFITNTLATYEVHVSRYYFNRNAFVAAANRAQNAVLEFPRAPAVEEALYLMMQSYEKLGLKPLRDDAERVLTKSFPQSKFLVQNQAEQQKKSWWKFW; this comes from the coding sequence ATGCAAGCGCCGGCCCAGGGCTCCCTGCGCTCGACGCGCGGCTCCAAGGCCGCCTGGCTGATTGGCGCCATCGCCATCGCACTGGCCGGCTGCTCCACCGACCCGAAGGATGACCCGAACTCGCAGGCCAGCCTCGACAAATTGTATTCAGAGGCCAAGTCCGATCTGGAAGGCGGCGCCTACGACCGCGCGATCAAGTCGCTGGAAAAGGTCGAGGGCCGCGCCGCCGGCACGCTGATGGCCCAGCAAGCGCAGCTGGACCTGGCCTGGGCCAACTACAAGAGTGGTGAACGCGCCGCGGCGATCACGGCCCTGGACCGCTTCATCAAGCTGAACCCGTCGAGCCCGGCCATCGACTACGCCCTCTACATGAAGGGCATTGTGAACTTCAACGAGGACCTGGGCCTGTTCGGCCGCCTGGCCAGCCAGGACGTCGCCGAGCGCGATCAGCAAGCCTCGCGTGATGCGCTGCTGGCCTTCCGCCAGCTGGTCGACCAGTACCCCTCCTCGCGCTATGCCGAGGACGCCAAGGTCCGCATCGACTTCATCACCAACACGCTGGCCACCTATGAGGTCCACGTGTCGCGCTACTACTTCAACCGCAATGCCTTTGTTGCCGCAGCCAACCGCGCGCAGAACGCAGTGCTGGAGTTCCCGCGTGCCCCGGCCGTCGAGGAAGCGCTGTACCTGATGATGCAGAGCTACGAGAAGCTGGGCCTGAAGCCGCTGCGCGATGACGCCGAGCGGGTGCTGACCAAGAGCTTCCCGCAGAGCAAGTTCCTGGTGCAGAACCAGGCCGAGCAGCAGAAGAAATCCTGGTGGAAGTTCTGGTGA
- a CDS encoding YdcH family protein, translating into MDEQLHSLSRRLIELRIEHADLDGMIDRLVEQSPLDELALQRLKKRRLALRDQIARLEQVCDPQEPA; encoded by the coding sequence ATGGACGAACAACTTCACTCGCTGTCGCGCCGTTTGATCGAGTTGCGCATTGAACATGCCGACCTCGACGGCATGATCGACCGTCTGGTCGAACAGTCGCCGCTGGACGAACTGGCCCTGCAAAGGTTGAAGAAGCGCCGCCTGGCGCTGCGCGACCAGATCGCCCGCCTGGAGCAGGTCTGCGATCCCCAGGAACCTGCCTGA